From Salinibacterium sp. ZJ450, one genomic window encodes:
- a CDS encoding lysylphosphatidylglycerol synthase domain-containing protein, with protein MRRVLTVVVLIAVAWFFATALAANWNEVSALELQLTPYVGGAVALFAVAVLVSGVLWGLIVNSGGGIRVSTLDAIAVHCSSWLLKYVPGQIGSLVNKVDWGHRRSLSRTQIVIGFVYENVFLQLASLIPGAVIVFFALGPQAFESNVMLVAVPLLAIIPLLATTNRRLFAGGMTMLTRRFMKRDIDDSYFLGSSRTLAIQLGYLVPRIINGMGFLLVAASVVELTSDLWLPLAAAYTLGGAVGILAVFVPSGLGVREAVVVAIAASYMPLAQAIVIALLARLYSTVADALVALAYGGIRLTQKKLEQ; from the coding sequence ATGCGGCGCGTACTGACGGTCGTTGTCCTTATTGCGGTGGCATGGTTCTTTGCGACAGCTCTTGCCGCCAACTGGAATGAAGTCAGCGCCCTGGAACTGCAGCTCACCCCGTACGTCGGTGGCGCGGTGGCGTTGTTCGCCGTCGCTGTGCTGGTGAGCGGTGTGCTGTGGGGCCTGATCGTGAACAGTGGCGGCGGCATCCGTGTCTCGACACTTGACGCGATCGCGGTGCACTGCTCGTCCTGGCTGCTCAAGTACGTTCCTGGCCAGATCGGGTCTCTGGTGAACAAGGTTGACTGGGGTCATCGCCGGAGTCTCAGCCGGACGCAAATTGTGATCGGATTCGTTTACGAGAACGTCTTCCTTCAACTGGCGTCTTTGATTCCGGGCGCAGTGATCGTCTTCTTCGCGCTCGGACCGCAGGCGTTCGAGTCGAATGTGATGCTGGTCGCGGTGCCGCTGTTGGCGATTATCCCGTTGCTCGCTACTACGAACCGCAGACTTTTTGCCGGCGGGATGACGATGTTGACGCGCCGGTTCATGAAGCGCGACATCGACGACTCGTACTTCCTGGGTTCGAGCAGAACGCTGGCAATCCAGCTCGGTTATCTTGTGCCACGGATTATCAACGGCATGGGTTTCCTCCTGGTTGCCGCTTCCGTCGTGGAGCTGACGAGCGACCTCTGGCTTCCGCTTGCAGCGGCATACACGCTTGGTGGTGCCGTCGGCATCCTGGCTGTGTTCGTACCGAGCGGGCTTGGCGTGCGAGAAGCGGTCGTCGTTGCGATTGCCGCCAGTTACATGCCACTCGCCCAAGCGATCGTGATCGCCCTGCTGGCGCGGCTTTACAGCACGGTCGCGGATGCGCTGGTGGCGCTCGCATACGGAGGAATTCGCTTGACTCAGAAGAAACTGGAACAGTAA